A genome region from Dendrosporobacter quercicolus includes the following:
- the mqnC gene encoding cyclic dehypoxanthinyl futalosine synthase produces the protein MNRLSTPQALTMLEQADILELGRKADAVRTRIHPGGLVTFVIDRNINYTNICSSECRFCAFFRRKDDREAYVLANAVILDKLQETIAAGGTQVMLQGGLHPGLGLDYYLDLLRLIKANYSITIHSFSPAEVLHMARQAGLTVRETLIRLKAAGLDSLPGGGAEILVDEVRQRVSPKKISAGDWLAVMEAAHAVGLESTATMVIGMGETLAHRLEHLEKIRNLQEKTGGFRAFITWTFQPGNTELGGEKTSSWDYLRTLAMTRLYLDNIRHIQGSWVTQGQTVGQLTLAFGANDLGSIMLEENVVRAAGTAYRMSIDKMTGMIAAAGKIPAQRDSRYRIIKRFAGLNQNE, from the coding sequence ATGAACCGTTTGTCAACGCCGCAGGCCTTAACCATGCTGGAACAGGCCGATATCCTGGAACTTGGCCGGAAGGCCGATGCGGTTCGAACCAGAATACATCCCGGCGGGCTGGTTACGTTTGTTATTGACCGCAATATCAACTATACCAATATTTGCTCGAGCGAGTGCCGGTTTTGCGCTTTCTTTCGCCGGAAAGATGACCGGGAGGCCTATGTTTTGGCGAATGCCGTTATCCTGGACAAACTGCAGGAAACAATTGCCGCCGGGGGCACGCAGGTCATGCTGCAGGGCGGTCTGCACCCTGGGCTTGGTCTGGACTATTATCTGGATTTATTACGTTTAATTAAAGCGAACTATTCGATCACCATCCATTCTTTCTCGCCGGCGGAAGTCCTGCATATGGCCCGGCAGGCCGGGCTGACCGTCCGGGAAACCCTGATCAGGCTGAAAGCAGCCGGGCTGGATTCCCTGCCGGGCGGCGGGGCGGAAATACTGGTGGACGAAGTCCGGCAGAGGGTAAGCCCGAAAAAGATCAGCGCCGGCGACTGGCTGGCGGTAATGGAAGCTGCCCATGCCGTCGGACTGGAAAGCACAGCGACAATGGTGATCGGTATGGGTGAAACGCTGGCCCACCGGCTGGAGCATCTGGAGAAGATACGGAACCTGCAGGAGAAAACCGGCGGCTTCCGGGCTTTTATCACCTGGACTTTTCAGCCTGGCAATACCGAGCTGGGCGGTGAGAAAACGTCTTCCTGGGATTATCTCCGAACTTTGGCCATGACCCGGTTATATCTGGATAACATCCGGCACATTCAAGGCTCTTGGGTAACCCAGGGCCAAACGGTCGGGCAGCTGACCCTGGCCTTTGGCGCCAACGATCTGGGCAGCATTATGCTGGAGGAGAACGTTGTCCGGGCAGCCGGTACAGCTTACCGGATGTCGATTGATAAAATGACCGGAATGATAGCGGCGGCCGGCAAAATTCCGGCGCAGCGGGATTCACGGTACAGGATTATCAAAAGATTTGCAGGATTGAACCAAAATGAGTGA
- a CDS encoding menaquinone biosynthetic enzyme MqnA/MqnD family protein has product MEKSRLGHIKFINCLPLSYSLLYGGYDEGLDIYADVPAKLNRLIVQGQLDVSPVSSIVYAQHSEKFLIMPDVSISAEGALRSILLVSKKPIAELNQASVALTAKSETSHCLLKIVLHDAYQAVPGCYITEASTAEEALADADAVLFIGDDALFNYHNRQQGLFYYDIGAEWKQLTGLPMVYAVWVVRRRFARTQPELLQTVYERVTGGFRHGLANIDQAVAAFADKLPFSCDQISTYLKLLNWSLTPAHQQALLSFYQRAYHIGLLEQAPEIAFAEVLR; this is encoded by the coding sequence ATGGAAAAGTCGCGGTTAGGACATATTAAATTCATCAACTGTTTGCCATTATCCTATAGTTTGCTCTACGGGGGATATGACGAGGGGCTGGATATCTATGCGGATGTTCCGGCAAAATTAAACAGGCTTATTGTTCAGGGGCAGCTTGACGTCAGCCCGGTGTCATCCATCGTGTATGCCCAGCACAGCGAGAAATTTCTGATTATGCCTGATGTATCCATTAGCGCTGAGGGGGCCTTGCGGAGCATACTGCTGGTCTCAAAAAAGCCGATTGCCGAGTTGAATCAGGCCAGTGTGGCTTTAACGGCAAAATCGGAAACTTCTCATTGCCTGCTTAAAATTGTATTGCATGATGCTTATCAGGCTGTTCCCGGCTGTTATATTACCGAAGCCTCCACTGCTGAAGAGGCGCTGGCTGACGCCGATGCCGTTTTATTTATCGGTGACGATGCGCTGTTTAACTACCATAACCGGCAGCAGGGTTTATTTTATTACGATATCGGGGCTGAATGGAAGCAGCTGACTGGTTTGCCAATGGTTTATGCGGTTTGGGTGGTGAGGCGGCGTTTCGCCCGGACGCAGCCGGAGCTTTTGCAGACTGTTTATGAACGGGTGACCGGCGGTTTCCGGCATGGTTTGGCGAATATCGATCAGGCCGTTGCCGCTTTTGCGGACAAGCTGCCTTTTAGCTGCGACCAGATCAGCACCTATTTAAAACTCTTAAACTGGTCGTTAACCCCCGCCCATCAACAGGCGCTGCTCAGTTTCTATCAGCGGGCTTATCATATTGGCTTGCTTGAGCAGGCGCCGGAAATTGCCTTCGCGGAGGTCTTACGATGA
- the guaA gene encoding glutamine-hydrolyzing GMP synthase, with product METKQNETILIMDFGGQYSQLIARRIRECGVFCEIVPYNKPVDQIKALGPKGIVFSGGPSSVHSENAPKCDVRIFELGIPVLGICYGMQLTALALGGEVAHAKSREYGNTKLFVDRNEGIFAEIGRETQVLMSHGDHIHTPPAGFAVTAHTAGAPVAAMANEQRRIYGVQFHPEVVHTTEGMKMLRNFLFNVCGCSGDWNMGSFVDQAVQAIREQVGDKRVLCALSGGIDSSVAAVLVHRAIGDQLTCVFVNHGFLRKGEPEQVVRTFRDGFKMNLVYADVVDRFMDRMAGVTDPEEKRKIIGNEFIRVFEAEASKLGEIDFLVQGTLYPDVVESGTATAAVIKSHHNVGGLPEDMKFKLVEPLRDLFKDEVRALARELNMPEDIVWRQPFPGPGLAIRIIGEVTAERLEILRDADAIVHQEIKNADLYRKVWQSFAILPAMKSVGVMGDERTYAYTVGLRVVSSEDGMTADWVRLPYEVIDAISRRIVNEVKDVNRVVYDVTSKPPSTIEWE from the coding sequence ATGGAAACCAAGCAAAATGAGACTATTTTAATTATGGATTTTGGCGGGCAATACAGTCAGCTGATTGCCAGAAGAATCCGTGAATGCGGCGTTTTTTGCGAAATTGTGCCGTATAATAAGCCGGTTGATCAAATTAAGGCTCTTGGGCCCAAGGGAATTGTATTTTCGGGCGGGCCTTCCAGCGTGCACAGTGAAAATGCGCCAAAATGTGATGTCAGGATATTTGAGCTTGGCATTCCAGTGCTGGGAATCTGTTACGGCATGCAACTGACTGCGCTGGCGCTGGGGGGAGAGGTTGCGCATGCCAAGTCACGCGAATATGGAAACACCAAATTGTTTGTAGACCGCAATGAGGGGATTTTCGCCGAGATCGGCCGGGAAACTCAGGTTCTGATGAGTCATGGCGATCATATCCATACGCCTCCGGCCGGCTTTGCCGTTACCGCCCATACCGCCGGTGCGCCGGTGGCTGCCATGGCTAACGAACAGCGCCGGATTTATGGCGTGCAATTCCATCCGGAGGTTGTACATACAACGGAAGGCATGAAGATGCTGCGCAATTTCCTGTTTAATGTCTGCGGCTGCAGCGGTGACTGGAACATGGGATCGTTTGTCGATCAGGCGGTTCAGGCCATCCGCGAGCAGGTGGGCGATAAGCGGGTGTTGTGCGCTTTAAGCGGCGGCATTGACTCCTCGGTTGCCGCTGTTTTGGTTCACCGGGCAATTGGCGATCAACTGACCTGTGTTTTTGTAAACCATGGCTTTTTGCGCAAAGGCGAGCCTGAACAAGTGGTGAGAACTTTCCGGGACGGGTTTAAAATGAATCTGGTTTATGCCGATGTGGTTGACCGCTTTATGGACCGAATGGCCGGAGTAACCGATCCGGAGGAAAAGCGCAAAATCATTGGCAATGAATTTATCCGGGTATTTGAGGCCGAGGCCTCAAAGCTTGGCGAGATTGACTTTTTGGTTCAGGGCACACTGTATCCGGATGTGGTTGAAAGCGGCACTGCGACCGCAGCCGTAATCAAAAGCCATCATAATGTCGGCGGGCTGCCGGAGGATATGAAGTTTAAGCTGGTTGAGCCGCTGCGGGATTTATTTAAGGATGAAGTAAGAGCGCTGGCCCGTGAACTCAATATGCCTGAAGATATTGTCTGGCGTCAGCCTTTTCCCGGACCGGGACTGGCTATTCGCATCATCGGCGAGGTGACTGCCGAACGGCTGGAGATATTGCGTGATGCGGATGCTATTGTGCATCAGGAAATCAAGAATGCCGACCTGTACCGCAAGGTATGGCAGTCTTTCGCCATTCTGCCGGCCATGAAAAGCGTCGGAGTGATGGGTGATGAGCGTACCTATGCTTATACCGTCGGCTTACGGGTAGTATCCAGCGAAGACGGCATGACCGCCGACTGGGTGAGACTGCCCTATGAAGTCATTGACGCCATTTCGCGCCGGATTGTCAATGAGGTAAAGGATGTCAACCGGGTGGTTTATGACGTAACCTCCAAACCGCCGTCCACAATTGAGTGGGAATAG
- the mqnE gene encoding aminofutalosine synthase MqnE — MSILAAAAKKAQAGERIDLAEALALYYDNNLLQLAQWARAAKERKSGQDIYFNVNRHINLTNICVSGCPLCAFGCQPDQQQAYVLEQADVAGIVQEIAQTTPDLTEIHMVSALHPDKPFDYYLSIVKTVKACLPKVHVKAFTPVEIVHFANISGLSVERVLAELKDAGLDSLPGGGAEILDDEVRRVICPDKATTRQWIEVITTAHRLGIPTNATMLYGHVETIEQRLRHLLTLRDIQDETGGFQAFVAFPFHPANTGLAGLNRVTVWEDLKMIALARLILDNFDHIKAFWMMLTLPVAQLSLAFGVDDLDGTVVEEKIIHAAGAKTGKGITKANIISLVEETGYTPVERDTFYRPLPRQAEY, encoded by the coding sequence ATGTCAATTTTAGCTGCAGCGGCAAAGAAGGCGCAAGCCGGAGAACGAATCGACCTGGCTGAGGCCTTAGCCTTATATTACGACAATAATTTATTGCAATTGGCTCAGTGGGCCAGAGCGGCAAAAGAGCGAAAATCCGGACAGGATATTTACTTTAATGTCAACCGTCACATCAATTTGACGAATATTTGCGTTTCCGGCTGTCCCCTGTGTGCTTTTGGCTGTCAGCCTGATCAGCAGCAGGCGTATGTTCTGGAACAGGCCGACGTGGCCGGGATTGTTCAGGAAATTGCTCAGACTACGCCCGATTTGACGGAGATTCATATGGTCAGCGCTTTACATCCCGATAAGCCGTTTGACTATTATCTTAGTATTGTAAAAACCGTTAAAGCCTGTCTGCCGAAGGTGCATGTCAAAGCGTTTACCCCGGTGGAGATCGTCCATTTTGCCAACATTTCCGGTCTGAGTGTTGAGCGGGTATTAGCGGAGCTTAAGGATGCAGGGCTGGATTCCCTGCCAGGCGGCGGCGCTGAAATTTTAGACGATGAAGTACGCAGGGTCATTTGCCCGGATAAAGCCACAACCAGGCAGTGGATTGAGGTGATTACCACTGCGCACCGTTTGGGAATTCCGACAAATGCAACTATGCTGTACGGTCATGTTGAGACAATTGAGCAGCGGCTCAGGCATTTATTGACTTTGCGGGACATTCAGGACGAGACCGGCGGCTTTCAGGCTTTCGTGGCCTTCCCGTTTCATCCGGCCAATACCGGCCTTGCCGGCTTAAACAGAGTGACCGTGTGGGAAGATTTAAAAATGATTGCCCTGGCCCGGCTGATTTTAGATAATTTTGATCATATCAAGGCTTTCTGGATGATGCTGACATTACCGGTTGCCCAGTTGTCTTTGGCTTTTGGCGTGGATGATCTGGACGGTACTGTGGTTGAGGAAAAAATCATTCATGCTGCCGGTGCAAAAACCGGCAAAGGGATTACTAAAGCCAACATCATCAGCCTGGTCGAAGAAACAGGCTATACTCCGGTAGAGCGGGATACCTTTTATCGCCCGCTGCCAAGACAGGCGGAATATTAA
- the pdaB gene encoding polysaccharide deacetylase family sporulation protein PdaB translates to MIINLRSLLQHRNLFYSVIGLLAISATYIQVADVIADGPIAIAGVRTDQKVVALTFDHSWGNKFTPSILDTLQTNNLKVTFFIMGPWAQKYPEVAQRMAKDGHEIASHGYRHENYGDKTAEWVKSDIEKAHAQIKEVTGVEPKLLRPPNGHYSQQSLKTTDELGYKTIIWNVDSLDWKNPGRDVIVERVAKRLKPGAIILLHASDTPVQTAEALPILIEKIKSEGYQIVTVGELLTKYADKGIQRH, encoded by the coding sequence GTGATTATCAATTTACGCAGTCTGTTGCAGCACCGTAATTTGTTTTACAGTGTTATCGGTTTGTTGGCAATCAGTGCAACATATATTCAGGTGGCGGACGTAATTGCCGACGGACCGATTGCGATTGCCGGGGTTAGGACCGACCAGAAAGTGGTAGCATTGACTTTTGATCATTCCTGGGGCAATAAGTTTACGCCGTCAATTCTTGATACATTGCAGACAAATAATCTGAAAGTGACCTTTTTTATTATGGGGCCGTGGGCGCAGAAGTATCCTGAGGTGGCGCAGCGGATGGCCAAGGACGGGCATGAAATTGCCAGCCACGGCTACCGGCATGAAAACTACGGCGACAAGACGGCCGAGTGGGTGAAGAGCGATATCGAAAAGGCGCATGCGCAGATTAAAGAGGTGACCGGGGTCGAACCTAAGCTGCTGCGTCCGCCCAACGGCCACTACAGCCAGCAATCCTTAAAGACCACCGATGAACTGGGTTATAAAACAATTATCTGGAATGTGGATTCGCTTGACTGGAAAAATCCTGGCCGTGACGTTATTGTGGAGCGGGTGGCCAAGCGGCTTAAGCCGGGCGCAATTATTCTGCTGCATGCATCAGACACGCCGGTGCAAACCGCTGAAGCTCTGCCGATTTTAATTGAAAAGATCAAGTCGGAAGGGTATCAAATTGTTACTGTCGGGGAACTTTTAACCAAATATGCCGACAAAGGCATCCAGCGGCACTAA
- a CDS encoding MTAP family purine nucleoside phosphorylase: protein MNLLKTEFAVIGGSGTLSSDFPLGADDPGVKILYDDLEFETPYGLSPAFRLFTVDDRQVLTCKMHGWRSDVSRADASRQVFWALREAGVKRIIAEGGVGTVNHLLDTRDFVIPNDYLDFSLRKDVGLEGKYLLVMRDALCPEVRDGLIETTRRHYQGRIFSRGIYAVTEGRHFESPAEISMMKGHADIVGQSICPEVYLAREIGACFAGLYYVVNYGEGVVKEWSHQELKDIFYDDAPMISRIILDTIRSLSATGECSCRQLRKETLLKTIYNK from the coding sequence ATGAATTTACTGAAAACAGAATTTGCCGTCATTGGCGGCTCGGGAACCTTATCCAGTGATTTTCCGCTGGGGGCTGATGATCCGGGGGTTAAAATTCTCTATGATGACCTGGAATTTGAAACTCCCTATGGGCTCAGCCCGGCGTTTCGTCTGTTTACGGTGGATGACCGGCAGGTGCTGACCTGCAAGATGCACGGCTGGCGCAGCGATGTCAGCCGGGCCGATGCTTCGCGGCAGGTTTTCTGGGCATTGCGGGAAGCCGGCGTTAAGCGCATTATTGCCGAAGGCGGTGTAGGCACGGTTAACCATCTACTGGATACGCGTGATTTTGTTATACCAAATGACTATTTGGATTTTTCTCTGCGTAAGGATGTGGGGCTGGAAGGAAAATATCTGTTGGTGATGAGGGACGCACTGTGTCCCGAGGTTCGGGACGGACTTATCGAAACAACGCGCAGGCACTATCAGGGACGTATTTTTAGCCGCGGCATTTATGCAGTTACCGAGGGCCGCCATTTTGAGAGTCCGGCGGAGATCAGCATGATGAAGGGCCATGCCGATATTGTGGGGCAGAGTATTTGTCCTGAGGTTTATTTAGCCCGGGAAATCGGCGCTTGTTTTGCCGGATTGTATTATGTGGTGAATTATGGCGAAGGCGTTGTTAAGGAATGGTCTCATCAGGAGCTCAAGGATATTTTTTATGATGATGCGCCAATGATCAGCAGAATTATTTTGGATACCATCAGGTCGCTGTCAGCCACAGGCGAATGCAGCTGCCGCCAGTTACGCAAAGAAACTCTGCTCAAAACTATTTACAATAAGTAG